From Streptomyces sp. NBC_00370, a single genomic window includes:
- a CDS encoding DNA polymerase III subunit alpha, whose product MPGFTHLHTVSGFSLRYGASHPERLAARAAERGMDALALTDRDSLAGAVRFAKACAVEGVRPLFGVDLAVGERAREEGPTSRRRTPVRGGAFIDESAPRAVFLARDGAAGWADLCRLVTTAHAAGEGGPLLPWRDNHGAGLTVLLGPDSEIGRAVAAGRPDRAARLLAPWREVYGDALRLEIVHHGRTGTGPGSLRHAARTLGFAAEQGVRPVLGNAVRYADAGQGPVADVLDAARRLIPIDPRRGLDTGERWLKDPEAMARTAELVAEAAGFRRDIAHRLLAMTEETAASCLVDPEDDLGIGTVHFPEPRLVGADRRSASRVLRSRAAAGMVLRGYDRRADHRVYWSRMEAELRTIDTMGFASYFLTVAGVADDIRGMGIRVAARGSGAGSLVNHLLGIAHADPVAHGLLMERFLSTRRPGLPDIDIDVESARRLEVYRAILDRFGGERVAAVAMPETYRVRHAVRDVGAALSMDPAEIDRIAKAFPHIRARDARTAMAELPELREVAGQQERHGRLWELVEALDALPRGIAMHPCGVLLSDASLLRRTPVVPTSGESFPMSQFDKEDVEDLGLLKLDVLGVRMQSAMAHAVAEIERATGDAVDIDDPAQVPEGDPATYDLIRSAETLGCFQIESPGQRDLVGRLQPATFHDLVVDISLFRPGPVAADMVRPFIEARHGRAPIRYPHPDLEAPLRETYGVVVFHEQIIRMVDIMTGCGREEADKVRRGLSDPESQGRIRAWFEQRTVERGYAPEVVARAWAIVEAFGSYGFCKAHAVAFAVPTYQSAWLKAHHPAAFYAGLLTHDPGMYPKRLLLADARRRGVPVLPLDVNASAATHRIELVSDSGGVGGGMGEDRVPVWGLRLALRDVHGISEAETARIEAAQPYSSLLDFWQRARPSRPVAERLAQVGALDRFGANRRDLLLHLSELHGAQRRTGAGHGDQLPLGGGQRTAPAGLPDLGDAERLSAELGVLGMDASRHLMGDHHAFLKELGVMSAKRLRAAPHGSTVLVAGAKVATQTPPIRSGKRVIFTTLDDGTGLVDLAFFDDSHEACAHTVFHSWLLLVRGVVQRRGPRSLSVVGAAAWNLAELVELRERGGLDAVAAALNEPAEQPVAADGSADNGRRIQLPTGYEMNPWADLRPAGEGVPTGQKLRKLWHSSPGSAG is encoded by the coding sequence ATGCCCGGGTTCACGCATCTGCACACCGTGTCCGGTTTCTCCCTGCGGTACGGCGCCTCCCACCCGGAGCGGCTCGCGGCGCGCGCCGCCGAACGGGGCATGGACGCCCTGGCGCTCACCGACCGCGACAGCCTCGCCGGCGCCGTCCGCTTCGCCAAGGCGTGCGCCGTGGAAGGGGTGCGCCCGCTGTTCGGGGTGGATCTCGCGGTGGGCGAGCGGGCGCGTGAGGAGGGCCCCACCTCGCGCAGGCGCACCCCCGTGCGCGGCGGTGCCTTCATCGACGAATCGGCGCCGCGCGCCGTCTTCCTCGCCCGGGACGGCGCGGCCGGCTGGGCCGACCTGTGCCGGCTGGTGACCACGGCGCACGCGGCGGGGGAGGGCGGCCCGCTGCTGCCGTGGCGCGACAACCACGGCGCGGGGCTCACCGTCCTGCTCGGCCCCGACTCGGAGATCGGCCGCGCCGTCGCCGCCGGCCGCCCCGACCGGGCCGCCAGGCTGCTCGCGCCCTGGCGGGAGGTCTACGGCGACGCGCTGCGGCTGGAGATCGTCCACCACGGGCGTACCGGCACGGGCCCTGGATCGCTGCGGCACGCCGCCCGCACCCTCGGCTTCGCCGCCGAACAGGGCGTACGGCCCGTGCTCGGCAACGCCGTCCGGTACGCGGACGCCGGGCAGGGCCCGGTCGCCGACGTACTGGACGCGGCCCGCAGGCTGATCCCCATCGATCCGCGCCGTGGCCTGGACACCGGGGAGCGCTGGCTCAAGGACCCGGAGGCGATGGCGCGTACCGCCGAGCTGGTCGCCGAGGCCGCCGGATTCCGGCGTGACATCGCGCACCGGCTGCTCGCCATGACCGAGGAGACGGCGGCGAGCTGTCTCGTCGACCCCGAGGACGACCTGGGGATCGGCACCGTCCACTTCCCCGAACCCCGGCTGGTCGGCGCCGACCGGCGCAGCGCCTCACGGGTGCTGCGCTCGCGCGCCGCCGCCGGGATGGTGCTGCGCGGCTACGACCGGCGCGCCGACCACCGCGTGTACTGGTCCCGGATGGAGGCCGAGCTGCGCACGATCGACACGATGGGGTTCGCCTCGTACTTCCTCACCGTCGCCGGCGTCGCCGACGACATCCGGGGGATGGGCATCCGGGTCGCCGCCCGCGGCTCGGGCGCCGGCTCCCTGGTCAACCATCTGCTGGGCATCGCCCACGCCGATCCGGTCGCGCACGGACTGCTGATGGAACGTTTCCTCTCCACCCGGCGCCCCGGTCTCCCCGACATCGACATCGACGTGGAATCGGCCCGGCGGCTTGAGGTGTACCGCGCGATCCTCGACCGGTTCGGCGGTGAGCGGGTCGCCGCCGTCGCCATGCCCGAGACCTACCGGGTGCGCCATGCCGTACGGGACGTCGGCGCCGCCCTGTCCATGGACCCGGCCGAGATCGACCGGATCGCCAAGGCGTTCCCGCACATCCGCGCCCGGGACGCCCGTACGGCGATGGCGGAGCTGCCCGAGCTGCGCGAGGTCGCCGGGCAGCAGGAGCGGCACGGCAGGCTCTGGGAGCTGGTGGAGGCGCTGGACGCGCTGCCGCGCGGGATCGCCATGCACCCGTGCGGGGTGCTGCTCTCCGACGCGTCGCTGCTGCGCCGTACGCCGGTGGTGCCGACCAGCGGCGAGAGCTTCCCGATGTCCCAGTTCGACAAGGAGGACGTGGAGGATCTCGGGCTGCTCAAGCTCGATGTCCTCGGGGTGCGGATGCAGTCGGCGATGGCGCACGCCGTCGCCGAGATCGAGCGCGCCACCGGCGACGCCGTGGACATCGACGACCCGGCGCAGGTGCCCGAGGGCGACCCGGCGACCTACGACCTCATCCGCTCGGCCGAGACCCTGGGCTGCTTCCAGATCGAATCGCCGGGCCAGCGCGATCTGGTGGGCAGGCTGCAGCCCGCCACCTTCCACGACCTGGTGGTCGACATCTCGCTCTTCCGGCCCGGCCCGGTCGCCGCCGACATGGTCCGGCCGTTCATCGAGGCCCGGCACGGCAGGGCGCCGATCCGCTATCCGCACCCGGACCTGGAGGCGCCGCTGCGCGAGACCTACGGGGTGGTCGTCTTCCACGAGCAGATCATCAGGATGGTGGACATCATGACCGGCTGCGGCCGCGAGGAGGCCGACAAGGTGCGCCGGGGGCTCTCCGACCCGGAGTCGCAGGGCCGGATCCGCGCCTGGTTCGAACAGCGGACCGTGGAGCGCGGGTACGCGCCGGAGGTGGTGGCGCGCGCCTGGGCGATCGTCGAGGCGTTCGGCTCGTACGGCTTCTGCAAGGCGCACGCGGTCGCCTTCGCCGTGCCGACGTACCAGTCGGCCTGGCTCAAGGCGCACCATCCCGCCGCCTTCTACGCCGGGCTGCTCACCCATGACCCGGGGATGTATCCCAAGCGGCTGCTGCTGGCGGACGCGCGGCGGCGCGGGGTGCCGGTGCTGCCGCTGGATGTGAACGCGTCGGCGGCCACTCATAGAATCGAACTGGTGTCTGATAGCGGTGGGGTTGGAGGCGGGATGGGAGAGGACAGGGTCCCGGTATGGGGGCTGCGGCTCGCGCTCCGCGACGTCCACGGCATCAGCGAGGCGGAGACCGCGCGGATCGAGGCGGCGCAGCCGTACTCCTCGCTGCTGGACTTCTGGCAGCGGGCCAGGCCCAGCCGTCCGGTGGCCGAACGGCTGGCGCAGGTCGGGGCGTTGGACCGGTTCGGCGCCAACAGGCGTGATCTGCTGCTGCATCTGTCCGAGCTGCACGGCGCGCAGCGCAGGACGGGCGCCGGCCACGGCGACCAACTCCCGCTCGGGGGCGGGCAGCGGACCGCGCCCGCCGGCCTGCCCGACCTGGGCGACGCCGAACGGCTCAGCGCCGAGCTGGGCGTCCTCGGCATGGACGCGTCCCGCCATCTGATGGGGGACCACCACGCGTTCCTGAAGGAGCTGGGGGTGATGTCCGCCAAGCGGCTGCGGGCGGCGCCGCACGGCAGCACCGTCCTGGTCGCGGGCGCCAAGGTGGCCACCCAGACCCCGCCGATCAGGTCGGGCAAGCGGGTCATCTTCACGACGCTCGACGACGGTACGGGCCTGGTCGACCTCGCCTTCTTCGACGACAGCCACGAGGCGTGCGCGCACACCGTCTTCCACTCCTGGCTGCTGCTGGTACGCGGGGTGGTGCAGCGCAGGGGGCCGCGCAGCCTCAGCGTGGTGGGCGCCGCCGCGTGGAATCTGGCGGAACTGGTGGAGCTGCGGGAGCGAGGCGGCCTCGACGCGGTGGCGGCGGCCCTCAACGAGCCCGCCGAGCAGCCTGTCGCGGCCGACGGGTCCGCCGACAACGGCCGGCGCATCCAACTGCCCACCGGGTACGAGATGAACCCGTGGGCCGACCTCCGTCCTGCGGGCGAGGGCGTGCCGACCGGCCAGAAGCTGCGCAAGCTGTGGCATTCGAGCCCGGGGAGCGCCGGATGA